A portion of the Magnolia sinica isolate HGM2019 chromosome 17, MsV1, whole genome shotgun sequence genome contains these proteins:
- the LOC131231755 gene encoding glycine-rich cell wall structural protein-like gives MGRFSKNVRVFSALAIMAVLVVGIVEARRIEKDNFVDTIGGGLGGGAGGGAGGGLGGGAGGGLGGGASGGAGGGLGGGAGGGLGGGAGGGAGGGLGSGAGAGGGAGGGLGGGASGGAGGGLGGGAGGGAGGGLGGGAGGGAGGGLGGGAGGGAGGGLGGGAGGGGGAGAGGGAGGGLGGGGGAGAGGGLGSSGANASGGAGGGLGGGGGAGTGGGFGKGGAGGGVGGGAGGGGGLGGGGGGSAGGGVGASRGGGLGGGGGAGGGVGAGGGGGLGGGSGAGGGASAGGGFGKGGGLGGGTGGGASGGGGLGGGGGAGGGAGAGGGFGKGGGLGGGAGGGASGGAGGGGGLGGGAGGGASGGVGGGFGKGGGAGGGAGGGGGLGAGAGGGASGGVSEGFGKGGGVGGGAGGGVSGGAGGGAGGGGGRVGGGAGGGVGGGFGKGGGAGGGGGVGGRAGGGARCGKGGGGGFGGGVGGGEGGF, from the exons ATGGGAAGGTTTTCAAAGAATGTACGTGTTTTCAGTGCATTGGCGATAATGGCGGTGTTGGTTGTTGGAATTGTAGAAGCACGCCGTATCGAGAAAGATAACTTTGTTGATACCATTG gtgggGGACTAGGCGGTGGTgctggtggtggagcaggtgggGGGCTAGGCGGTGGTGCTG GTGGGGGGCTAGGCGGTGGTGCTAGTGGTGGAGCAGGTGGGGGGCTAGGCGGTGGTGCTGGTGGGGGGCTAGGCGGTGGTgctggtggtggagcaggtgggGGGCTAGGCAGTGGTGCTGGTgctggtggtggagcaggtgggGGGCTAGGCGGTGGTGCTAGTGGTGGAGCAGGTGGGGGGCTAGGCGGTGGTgctggtggtggagcaggtgggGGGCTAGGCGGTGGTgctggtggtggagcaggtgggGGGCTAGGCGGTGGTgctggtggtggagcaggtgggGGGCTAGGCGGTGGTGCTG GCGGCGGCGGTGGTGCTGGCgctggtggtggagcaggcgggGGACTAGGTGGTGGTGGCGGTGCAGGTGCAGGTGGGGGACTAGGCAGCAGCGGTGCTAATGCCAGTGGTGGAGCTGGAGGGGGACTGGGCGGCGGTGGAGGTGCTGGCACTGGTGGAGGATTTGGTAAGGGTGGTGctggtggtggtgttggtggtggtgCTGGCGGAGGTGGTGGacttggtggtggtggtggtggcagTGCTGGAGGTGGTGTCGGTGCTAGCAGAGGTGGTGGACTTGGTGGTGGTGGCGGTGCTGGAGGTGGTGTCGGTGCTGGCGGAGGTGGTGGACTTGGTGGTGGTAGCGGTGCTGGAGGTGGTGCTAGTGCTGGCGGAGGGTTTGGTAAGGGTGGTGGACTTGGTGGCGGTACTGGTGGTGGTGCTAGTGGAGGTGGTGGACTTGGTGGTGGTGGCGGTGCTGGAGGTGGTGCTGGTGCTGGCGGAGGGTTTGGTAAGGGTGGTGGACTTGGTGGTGGTGCTGGCGGCGGTGCTAGTGGTGGTGCTGGAGGAGGTGGTGGACTTGGTGGCGGTGCTGGAGGTGGTGCTAGTGGTGGCGTCGGCGGAGGGTTTGGTAAAGGTGGTGGTGCTGGCGGCGGTGCTGGAGGAGGTGGTGGACTTGGTGCTGGTGCTGGAGGTGGTGCTAGTGGTGGTGTCAGTGAAGGGTTCGGTAAAGGTGGTGGAGTTGGTGGCGGTGCCGGTGGTGGAGTTAGTGGAGGTGCCGGTGGTGGCGCTGGCGGTGGTGGTGGCCGTGTTGGAGGTGGTGCTGGTGGTGGCGTTGGCGGAGGGTTCGGTAAGGGTGGTGGAGCTGGTGGCGGTGGAGGAGTCGGAGGTAGGGCCGGGGGAGGTGCTAGATGTGGtaaaggtggtggtggtggttttGGAGGTGGAGTTGGAGGAGGTGAAGGTGGTTTTTAG
- the LOC131231162 gene encoding probable pectinesterase 67, translated as MPSSPSPFLFLVAILAVVSISIPNAVEGWSEDEILIDSPLLTSKIGTNRTVIVDLSGKEQFTSVQAAVDSIPEGNAEWIIVHVRKGVYREKITIPKNKPYIFLRGNGKAKTSIIWDDSSTDNAESATLTVFAPRVVVWGISFKNEAPLGDAGATNNRSVAAYVSADMVAFYHCRFFSKQNTLFDAKGKHYYENCYITGSIDFIFGRGRSIFKSCEIFVVADDRTTIRGSITAHNRQREDDNSGFIFIKGKVYGVGGVYLGRARAAYSRVIFTKTYFSKTIVPEGWTNWSYNESTDNLSLWEHDCYGPGSNTDHRVPWSKQRTAEQVHHFATIDFIDGKEWLPIY; from the exons ATGCCGTCGTCGCCGTCTCCTTTTCTCTTCCTTGTAGCCATCTTAGCCGTTGTCTCCATTTCTATACCAAATGCCGTCGAAGGTTGGTCGGAAGATGAAATCCTCATCGATTCTCCCCTCCTAACTTCAAAGATCGGCACCAATCGCACGGTAATAGTTGATCTCTCCGGTAAAGAGCAGTTCACGTCTGTCCAAGCTGCCGTTGATTCTATCCCCGAAGGGAATGCGGAGTGGATCATCGTCCATGTCCGGAAGGGAGTGTATAG AGAAAAGATTACTATACCAAAGAACAAGCCATACATTTTCTTGAGAGGAAATGGGAAGGCGAAGACGAGTATTATATGGGATGACTCATCCACCGACAATGCTGAGTCGGCTACTTTGACTGTGTTTGCTCCACGCGTTGTTGTATGGGGTATCAGCTTCAAG AATGAAGCTCCGTTGGGTGATGCCGGTGCCACGAACAACCGATCGGTAGCGGCGTATGTGTCAGCAGACATGGTTGCATTCTATCACTGTAGATTTTTCAGTAAACAAAACACTCTCTTTGATGCCAAAGGCAAGCATTACTACGAAAATTGCTACATTACCGGCTCCATCGATTTCATTTTCGGCAGAGGCCGATCCATTTTCAAG AGCTGCGAAATCTTTGTAGTAGCGGACGACCGAACGACGATCCGTGGCTCAATCACAGCTCACAATAGACAAAGAGAAGATGACAATAGCGGATTCATATTCATCAAAGGGAAGGTCTACGGCGTCGGAGGCGTCTACTTGGGCCGAGCTCGAGCGGCCTACTCCAGGGTCATCTTCACCAAGACCTACTTTTCAAAGACCATTGTTCCAGAGGGATGGACTAACTGGAGCTACAATGAGAGCACCGA TAATTTATCACTTTGGGAGCATGATTGCTATGGCCCTGGATCCAACACAGATCATCGCGTTCCATGGTCTAAACAACGCACCGCAGAACAAGTTCATCATTTCGCGACCATTGATTTCATCGACGGCAAGGAATGGTTGCCGATCTATTAG